The DNA segment GTTTGGCGTGCGATTTTGCTCCCACAGATCTTACCGCGGATGGGCTGGCCGTTGGCTGCTGTATTGGCATATGGATTATCAGTGGTTGATATGGCGCTCATTCTTGGCCCCACCAATCCGCCCACGCTAGCTGTGTTGATCTGGCAATGGCTAACGAATCCGGATGAAAAATTACAAGCGCAAGGTAGTGCAGCCTCGTTGCTGTTGCTGGGGCTGCTCTTAATGATGGTGGCTTTAATTCGATTTGTGTGGCAACAAGGTTTGCATTTTCGCCGTTATCCGCTGGGGGAACGTTTTCCGAAACAGAGAAGCCGTGTCCCTTGCTTACATTTATTGTTTTTTGGCGTTGGTTATGCGGTTATTTTCCTTTTGCTGTTGTGGTCACTGGCTGGCGGTTGGTTTTATCCCGCGATATGGCCGGAAACCATCACACTGACGAGTTGGTTGCAGGCCGATTTTGCTCCGTTTCAAACCTCACTCTGGCTTGGTTTTGCCGTCTGTTTTCTGTGTTTGCCACTGGTGTTGTTTTGGCTGGAGTGGGGACCACAAAAATTGAATGCGTTGCTGTATTTACCGCTGATCGTACCGGCTTTACCGTTGATGGCCGGGCAGTATTCCGCCTTATTGCATTTGCATTTAGATGGTTCCGCAATGGGGTTGATCTGGAGTCATTTACTGTGGGTGTTGCCATATATGTTGTTAACGCTGGTAGGCCCTTATCGCGCTTTTGATCGGCGGATCATGACTACCACTCAAGCATTGGGCGTTTCGCGTTTCATGGCATGTCTGCGCGTGAAATGGCCGATGTTGCTCCGGCCCATCATGGCGGCTTTGGCGATCGGTTTTGCCGTCAGTATTGCGCAATATCTGCCAACGTTATTTGCTGGTGGTGGGCGTTTTGATACGGTGACCACCGAGGCAGTGGCACTGAGTGCGGGTGGCAATCGCCGAATTTTGGCGGTGCAGGCGTTATTACAGATCTTGTTACCCCTGATGGCATTCGCCTGTGCGGCCTGGTTACCGACATGGCTTTTTCGCCACCGAAAAGGGCTGCACTGATATGCTGGAAATCAGAGATCTGCATTTATCGAAACCGGGACAAATCATCATCAACAGGCTTGAGCTGAAAGTGGAAGCCGGTGAGATCGTAACGGTGATGGGAGTCTCTGGTTCAGGGAAATCGACCTTGTTGAACTGGATGATCGGCGATCTGGCACCGATTTTCACTGCCAGCGGTGAATTATGGCTGAATGGCACTCGTCGGGACAATTTACCGATTGCACAACGCCGCATCGGGATCTTATTTCAGGATGATTTGCTGTTTCCGCATTTGAGTGTGGGGCAAAATTTGGCATTTGCTTTACCGGCAAAAATCAAAGGGCGAGATAGGCGTCGGGCTCATATTGAAACAACGTTAGCCGAAGTTGGGTTGGCTGGGTTTCATGACCGCGACCCGGCTACGCTTTCTGGCGGGCAACGAGCCCGGGTGAGTTTGCTCCGCGCTTTATTGGCAGAACCCGAAGCATTGTTGCTGGATGAACCGTTTACAAAACTGGATGCGGTGTTGCGCGAACAATTCCGTGCCTTTGTGTTTGAGCAAATTACTCGCAAAGGAATACCGACATTACTCGTAACCCATGATCTGGCCGATGTGCCACCCTTGGGTCGAGTGGTTGAAATCAGTCACTGGGCAAATTTATAAACGGGACAACTGCATATGCTGGATAAATCACTGATTACTGTGGTGCGCCGTCCGTTAGAGCAAATTGCGGTGCAGCTCATTACGTGGGGTGTCCGTGCTGACTCGGTTACGGTTACAGGTTTTTTTGTTGGGGTGACGGCGTTGCCGCTCATTATCACTCATCACTATTATTGGGCGCTATTGAGTATTTTTCTGAACCGGCTGGCCGATGGTCTCGATGGTTCGATTGCCCGTTTAACAACGCCGACGCATCGGGGGGCATTTCTTGATAGCGTATTTGATTTCCTGTTTTATTCGTCGATTCCATTAGCATTTGCGTTCGCTGACCCGCCGCAAAATGCGCTGGCTGCCGCGCTGTTGATTTATAGTTTTATCGGCACTGGCTGTTCGTTTCTGGCTTTTGCTGTGTTGGCGGCGAAGCAAGGGTTAACCAGTACCGATTATCCGACCAAAGGTTTTTATTATCTGGGCGGGTTAACGGAAGCAACTGAAACAATCTTGGTGTTTGTACTGATGTGTTTGTTGCCGGCCTGGTTTCCTCTGCTGGCGTATATTTTTGCCGGATTATGCCTGATAACAACCGCCACCCGAATTGCAGCGGGAATTCAGATTTTTAATTCTGATTAGGGAAATTAAACTGAATTATTCATCTTTTGCGCCTTCATTTTTCCCTTTTACATAAGCGCGGGTGATCTGGCGGATCGCTTGCATCTGCTTACTAAAAGTCCGGCATCCGGAACACCACGATAGATGAACAGTCAGCGATAAACGTTCCTTTAATGTCAGCTCGCGTTCTTGTGCTTCTGACAATAAGCGGGTGACTTCTCGGCAGTTCAGCATGTTAGCTTTTCTCCATAAACCAGTGATTGCCTAAACATTCCCGCAGGCGCATGCGGGCGCGATATAACATGACATTCAGGTTGCTGATCGAGATTTCTAACGTCGAACAGATCTCGTCGGAGTCGAACTCAATAAATTCCCGCATCATAAATACGCGCGCCTGATTACCGGGTAAGTTCTCCAGACAGGCTTCAAACACCCGCCAAAATTGGCCTTCCCGCAATGACTCGTCAGGGTTCGACCAAGCTATTGGATGCTCGCCTCTTGGCCAAAAGCCTCTGTCATTGAACAGGTCGGCAAAATCCTGCTCTTCGTCTTCTTCTCGCAGCAGACTGCTGGCATCAATGACACGCTGTTTGTGCCGTAGTGCATCCGCGATCTTATTTTTGAGAATTGCAAAGACCCAACTTTTTAACGCCGAACGCCCACCAAATGAACGGGCATTTTTGAGCGCACCGACTAAGGCTTCTTGCACCACATCTTCGGCCAGATGCGCATCAGAAAGCTGCAATGTGGCAAATTTCAGCATTTGGCGGCGGATTTGCTCCAAAAAATCATCGTCAAAAAGCGGCTTAGTTTGGGTATTTATGGAGTGTTTATTACGTTCTTCCATGGGTTCAGCCATTAAATTTCCTTTGTATGAGATAGCCCCATTGAGATCAGCCTGACTATATAGTCTGAGTTAGCACTGGTTTTATTACACATAGATAGCTCAAAACTTAAAATTAAGTTTATGCCAGAGTGTTACGAAACCCCGGCATTAATGAGTTCAGGAAAATAAATATTTATTTCTAATGTAAGAAAAACCCCGCGATTCCGACTATTCAATAGAACGCAGAACAGATTCTGCATATATGACGCGGAAGGTGCCTGTAAATACCTTTCAGGTAAGAACCTGGAGATCATTATGAAACTGTTAGGAATAAGATCGCTTGCCACACTGGCTATGTTGATTATTGCGGGTGTGGTTGCTGCAAAATCTACTGAGAAAATGTCAGAACCTATGGCGATGGGGGCAATGAACTCCGCGCCAGAAGAAAAGGCGCTGTTTGCTGGCGGGTGTTTCTGGTGCATGGTGAAACCATTTGAAACGCTGGATGGTGTGGCTTCGGTGACATCCGGTTACGCTGGCGGCACGACAGACAACCCGACTTATCAGGATTATGGTGCTGGTGGCCATACCGAAGTGGTTCAGGTTATTTATGATCCGAAAAAAGTCTCTTACAACACCTTGTTAAATACCTACTGGCATCAGATTGATCCGACGGATGACGGTGGGCAATTTGTCGATCGCGGGCATGAATATATACCGGTTATTTATGTGTATAACGATGAACAACGGCAGTTAGCGCTTGCGTCAAAAGCCAAACTGCAAGCGAGCGGTATTTTTGACCGACCACTGACCGTACCGGTATTAGATGCGCCGAAATTCTGGCCGGCAGAGGAATATCATCAGGATTATTACAAGAAAAACCCGATCCGTTATCACTATTATCGTTCCCGTTCTGGTCGTGATGATTTCCTGCATAAAATCTGGGATAACGTGAAATACGACCCAACCGCGGCGCAAATGAAGGTTGATCTCAAGAAACAACTGACGGCATTGCAGTATAAAGTAACGCAGCAGGGGGGCACTGAACCACCATTCGATAATGCCTATTGGGATAACAAGAAACCCGGTTTGTATGTCGATATTGTCTCGGGTGAACCGCTCTTTAGTTCGCTGGATAAATACGATTCCGGTACGGGTTGGCCGAGTTTCACCAAACCGCTGGTGAAAGAAAATATTGTGCTGGTGGAAGACAATACCTTGTTTACCACGCGCACAGAGGTGCGCAGCAAAAAAGCGGATTCGCATCTGGGGCATGTGTTTGACGACGGCCCGCCACCCACCGGTATGCGTTATTGCATGAACTCTGCGGCGCTGCGGTTTATTCCGGCGGAAAAATTAGCGGAAGCGGGTTATGGCGAGTATGTAAAACTGTTCCAGACTCCTATGTCTGGTATGAAGTAAACAACCTGTGGGTGATTAAAAAAGGCGCCTGCAGGCGCCTTGTTCGTTTTATTTCGCTTGTAGTTGCTTCAGCATTTCATGGGCAACCAGTTCAGAAGAGGCAGGGTTTTGACCGGTGATCAGATGACCATCGATCTGGGCAAATGGCATCCAATCCGGA comes from the uncultured Tolumonas sp. genome and includes:
- a CDS encoding RNA polymerase factor sigma-70; the encoded protein is MAEPMEERNKHSINTQTKPLFDDDFLEQIRRQMLKFATLQLSDAHLAEDVVQEALVGALKNARSFGGRSALKSWVFAILKNKIADALRHKQRVIDASSLLREEDEEQDFADLFNDRGFWPRGEHPIAWSNPDESLREGQFWRVFEACLENLPGNQARVFMMREFIEFDSDEICSTLEISISNLNVMLYRARMRLRECLGNHWFMEKS
- a CDS encoding CDP-alcohol phosphatidyltransferase family protein — translated: MLDKSLITVVRRPLEQIAVQLITWGVRADSVTVTGFFVGVTALPLIITHHYYWALLSIFLNRLADGLDGSIARLTTPTHRGAFLDSVFDFLFYSSIPLAFAFADPPQNALAAALLIYSFIGTGCSFLAFAVLAAKQGLTSTDYPTKGFYYLGGLTEATETILVFVLMCLLPAWFPLLAYIFAGLCLITTATRIAAGIQIFNSD
- a CDS encoding ABC transporter permease, encoding MAKTLRFALMHAWRDQLMFGLTIVLVALIFMPLIPGLFWAMSPAFHLSVWRTLWLDPQWKPALLATVLSAVIGTMLAFLFAISMAMQLYPGRRWLQLRQRLPILLAIPHAAFAVGFFFLVAPSGWLSRLVALLSGWVMPPNWVTVQDAYGLSLALALAIKESWFLLWVLFAVLSEQEITRQMTLGQTLGYSRTQVWRAILLPQILPRMGWPLAAVLAYGLSVVDMALILGPTNPPTLAVLIWQWLTNPDEKLQAQGSAASLLLLGLLLMMVALIRFVWQQGLHFRRYPLGERFPKQRSRVPCLHLLFFGVGYAVIFLLLLWSLAGGWFYPAIWPETITLTSWLQADFAPFQTSLWLGFAVCFLCLPLVLFWLEWGPQKLNALLYLPLIVPALPLMAGQYSALLHLHLDGSAMGLIWSHLLWVLPYMLLTLVGPYRAFDRRIMTTTQALGVSRFMACLRVKWPMLLRPIMAALAIGFAVSIAQYLPTLFAGGGRFDTVTTEAVALSAGGNRRILAVQALLQILLPLMAFACAAWLPTWLFRHRKGLH
- the msrB gene encoding peptide-methionine (R)-S-oxide reductase MsrB, which encodes MKLLGIRSLATLAMLIIAGVVAAKSTEKMSEPMAMGAMNSAPEEKALFAGGCFWCMVKPFETLDGVASVTSGYAGGTTDNPTYQDYGAGGHTEVVQVIYDPKKVSYNTLLNTYWHQIDPTDDGGQFVDRGHEYIPVIYVYNDEQRQLALASKAKLQASGIFDRPLTVPVLDAPKFWPAEEYHQDYYKKNPIRYHYYRSRSGRDDFLHKIWDNVKYDPTAAQMKVDLKKQLTALQYKVTQQGGTEPPFDNAYWDNKKPGLYVDIVSGEPLFSSLDKYDSGTGWPSFTKPLVKENIVLVEDNTLFTTRTEVRSKKADSHLGHVFDDGPPPTGMRYCMNSAALRFIPAEKLAEAGYGEYVKLFQTPMSGMK
- a CDS encoding zf-HC2 domain-containing protein, which encodes MLNCREVTRLLSEAQERELTLKERLSLTVHLSWCSGCRTFSKQMQAIRQITRAYVKGKNEGAKDE
- a CDS encoding ATP-binding cassette domain-containing protein; the protein is MLEIRDLHLSKPGQIIINRLELKVEAGEIVTVMGVSGSGKSTLLNWMIGDLAPIFTASGELWLNGTRRDNLPIAQRRIGILFQDDLLFPHLSVGQNLAFALPAKIKGRDRRRAHIETTLAEVGLAGFHDRDPATLSGGQRARVSLLRALLAEPEALLLDEPFTKLDAVLREQFRAFVFEQITRKGIPTLLVTHDLADVPPLGRVVEISHWANL